The sequence GGTCCTGTCTCCGGGATAGAACCGGCATGTTGCCGGAGCGCAAAAGAGGTCGGTTGACGTGTGCCATTGTTGAATGTTATTCGGTAGGACGGCATTGATAAAAGCATTATGTCACAGTTCCCGCTGCCGCGGGAAACGGCAGGTTTCACGGGGACGTTTCTCCCCCTGAGATCCCTGCCGTCGCGCCGGGGAGATACGATCCAGCGCTCCTCCTGGTGATGGGAGCCGGGTGCGGCAAGGGCATACCGGGATGGCAGGGCCTGCCTGAGATCCGCGAGACACACTTATATATGCACGCAGGTGGTTGTATATGTGCAGACTATCTGCATGGTTGAAGTATATGGATGAGAGATATTCGAGCAGGGGTCCCCGCTCGTACCAGGACCGCCCCCGCGAGTTCCATAAGGCAGTCTGTTCCGACTGCGGCAAAGAATGCGAAGTTCCTTTCAAGCCTACGGAGGGCAGGCCTGTCTATTGCCGCGACTGCCTCCCGAAGCACAGGAAACCCCGCTATTGAGTTGGTTGTGAATACGGTTTCTCAGCGTGAGTGAAATATCAATGGAAGAGAGATATCCTAGCCGGGGTCCGCGGTCGTACCAGAATCGCCCCCGCGAGTTCCACAAGGCAGTCTGCTCCGACTGCGGCAAAGAATGCGAAGTTCCTTTCAAGCCTACGGAGGGCAGGCCTGTCTACTGCCGCGACTGCCTCCCGAAGCACAGGAAACCCCGATTCTAACCTTTTTTTATGCGCACCCGCGACGGTGTGCGCTTTCCCTGGATCTCCTTGCCCGGAGCACCGGCTGTACACGCCTCCTGCCCCGCCGTTCACACGATCAACCGCCTTCTCATCAGCCTGATAGCAAGAAGAAAGAAAAGCACGGTTGCTACCGCTATCCAGGCGAGGCTGAGGAGGTTCATCGGCGAGAAGGCCGGGAGCGTGATCGCCCGGTTGATGCTGACGACGTGCGTGAGCGGAAGCGCGGCGAGTGCGAAGTACTGGATTGGTTCCGGGAGCAGGTCGAGGGGGAAGAACGTCCCCGAGAAGAGGAACATCGGGGTGATGAAGAGGAATGAGGGGTAGTTCAGCGCATCGATGCCCGGCGTGATCGCCGTGAAACACATCCCGATGGCTGCAAAGAGCAGGCCCGCGAGGAATGCGAACGGGATGAGGAGCAGGGACGACGGCATCGCCACGACGCCAAAGATAAGGAGCACGGGAAGCATCAGCGTCGCGTATATCATGCCGCGGGTGGCGCCCCAGAGCATCTCCCCGGCGATCACCTCATCGATGCTGACCGGTGTCGCGATGATCGCGTCAAACGTCTTCTGGTAGTACATCCTGACAAACGACGAGTAGGTGCACTCGAAGAAGGATGAGTACATCACCGATATCGAGACGAGCGCCGGGGCGATGAAGACCGGGTAGGGTATTCCGTCGACCGTCTCGATATATGTCCCGAGGCCGAACCCCAATGCCAGGAGGTAGAGGACCGGTTCGATGAAGGGCGGGATGAAGTTCACCCGGTAGGTCCTGAGGAATGCGTCCAGGTTCCTCTGCCAGACACTCTGAACCCTGCCGGTGATCTCGATCATCGCTCGTTCACTCCCGCAGGCTCCGGCCGGTCAGCCGCAGAAAGACATCCTCAAGGGTCGCCGGCCGAACCGTCACCGCCGCTTCGTGCCGGCAGACCTCGAGCAGTTCCCGCGCCACGTCGTGGGGGCGGTCCGTGAAGACCTGGAGCAGATCGCCGGCGACGTCGTACGTCACGCCAAGCCCGGTCAGACAGGCGGTCGCTTTCTGTGTCCGCTCCACCTCGACGACGTCGCTCCCGGCATGCTCCCTGATGAGATCCTCCGGGCGACCTTCGACGAGGATCTTTCCCTGGTCCATGATCACCAGCCGGTCGCAGAGTCGTTCTGCTTCGTCCAGGTAGTGGGTGGTGAGGACAAGGGTGTTTCCCGCCGCCTGGAGACTCCTGAGTTTCTCCCAGATCAGATGCCGCGCCTGCGGGTCGAGCCCGATGGTGGGCTCGTCGAGGATGAGGAGTTCCGGCGCATTGATCAGGGCCCGGGCGATGATCAGACGCCGTTTCATGCCGCCCGAGAGTTTGTCGATCAGGACGTCCCGTTTCTCCTCAAGTTGCATGAACGCAAGGAGTTCTTCTGCCCGCTGCTCTGCCTCGTGCTTCGGGATGCCGAAGTAGCGGGCGTAGATCAGCAGGTTCCGGTAAGTCGAGAAATCGGGGTCGAGGTTGTTCTCCTGCGGCACCACGCCGAGGCGGCTCTTGATCTCACGCTGGTGGGTATCCACATCCATGCCGAAGACTTCGAGGGTGCCGCCGGTCTTTGGGGAGACGCACTGGATCATTTTCATAGCCGTTGTCTTCCCAGCCCCGTTTGGCCCGAGAAACCCGAAGACCTCCCCCTTCCTGACCCGGAAGGTGATGTGGTCGACCGCGATGAGGTCCTCAAACCGCTTCTCCAGGTCGCGCGCTACGATGACGTCGATGATCTCAACCTCCCTATGGTCCAGGGGAGTCGTGCGAATACAACATTCTTTCGCCTGACCGCCACAGCTCTCGCGACCTGGGGAATGGATCTCTCCGGGCGCCGCCCGGGCCCCGGAGATCCGGCCGGACGGGAAGAGATCCTCTGCGCATGGGCATTCACGTTTGCGGGCACGAAGGGGGTATGGGTGCTGGTAGAGTTATCTCCCTTCCGGTGTCTTATTGCACCTTAATAAGAGTGTTTTGGTGCGTGAGGCAACTCACGGTGTGTGAAATGTCAGATGCGATAGTGCTCTATATCCCGGCCCGTCCGCTCCATCCCGACCCCCTTCCGGTTCATTGGGCGATCGGGTGTATACCTGTCAACTTCCCACCACCATAACGCCGGGAGCCCTGACGGTTGTCTCTCCCCGCACCACGCAATCAAGGTTTGTCGCGGAGGAGGTGTGATGATCACCTGGAGTGGGAATGGCCGGGATGGGCAACGTTTCTCTCCCGGTGGGCCCCTACAGTGGGCTTACCCGAATCTCCAGTGGAAATGGGGGGGTTATGGAATTCTCCAGGTTTCATCCGGAATCTCTGTATTCTCTATACTGCCTGCCGGCTTTCATGGTTGCCCCGGAGGCCGCTCGGGCTGTTCAGAAACGCTCTTTAATTCCGGGGTTTTTTACGAATTCGGGGGCTATTTTGGGATATCGTACCCGGCTGACCGGGGTTGCAGGGGCGTGAGGGATTGAGTGTGGCCGGAATGCCCCGGGGTTTCCAGTATTGACTGATCCGGCGGCAGAGCCTGGTTTTTTGTATTGGATACTGCCCTGGTCTGGATGATGGAGGCTCCCTGCTCTGTTCCATCGCGCCCCTGACCCGGCTTTGGCGGGGAGGGAGCGAGCCCTCTCCCCTGCCCCTCCCTTGGCGGCGAAGAGCTACCACGGTCCACTTGCCCCGGGGCGAGCCCGGCGGAAAAGACAGGCCTGGTCTACCCTGCAACCACCACAGCCGGGAGGTCGTTTTCATCCCTGTCGCATGGGGCTACGTCTCATGCGGGTTTCGTACAAAAAAGAGTGAATCTGGCTGCTCAGTCGACGGCGACCATGACCTCTGTCGACTTGACCACGGCGTAGACTTTCTTGCCGACGGTAAGTCCGAGGTTCTCTACGGCCTTTTTGGTGATGACCGAAGTGATCTCACCGCCGCCGTCCAGCGCGATGACAACCTCAGCGGTGACCATTCCAGTATCGATGTGTTTTACTTTTCCAGGGAGCTGGTTTCTTGCACTTAACTTCATGGTGCTCACGACAGTGCTTCACCGTTTTGTTGCATATAGGTTTCGATGTTTGAGATCCCCCCCTTGCCGCAAAAGCAAGCTCTCCTGTGCAGGCAGGTGGCAGAGATGCAAGCCCGGTGTGTCGGCACCCCGTCTGTAGCGTTGAGCACATCCCAAAAGTACCCTGCGACCGGATATCCACATGGTTCAGAGCATTCCGAAGCACGTTCGCAAAGAATTGAGCACTATCCGGCGTCAAAAACGCTGACACGGCTTTCCCCCGGCTATCGCCTCGTGGGGGAGGGACCGGGAGGGGGCGTCCCCCTCCAGGTAGAGGCGTTTTGGGACGACCTCGTTGTAAAATCGATGGGCCTGACCGGATTCGAACCGGTGATCTTCGCCGTGTAAGGGCGACGTCATAACCAGCTAGACCACAAGCCCGTGGATGCCTTATAGTGTTTCGCACCGTGAGGGATAAACATTGCCGCCCACAACTCCGGGTAGTGCCCAGGAACGTACCCCGGGATCCAGTTGAGAGGATCCGGCCTGATTTCGCTGAGCAGTGTTCTGCGTTGACGACGAACCCCCCACGAAGGGGTGCATCAGGCTGGACCCGGTTGTTCCCCCCGTCCTGTCCCTGTGCGGTCTTGCCGGGCGGTTCCATGTCCCTCTCGCAGCAGGGGATGCGGTTTGGGACCGGGTCACAGTACTTCGCTAAAATGTTTGAGCCCGTCCTCAGGAGGGCAAACCATCGATTTCCCTTCGCGTTCTTCGCGGCTTCGCGTGAGATTTCAGCACGGGGGGATAGAGCCTCACGCGAAGCCGCGAAGCCGCGAAATCCAGTTTCCGGGCGCTGAGAACTCACGTTGAGGCGTCACGTGAGGCCGCATCATTGTCGGCTGTCAGAATTAGCGAAGTACTGGGTCAGGGAGTACGCGGTCACGGAGCGATACCCTGATGAGTGCCTGACCCCTCTCCGGTCTGTTCGCCGAAGGCGTTCTCCCTCCCGGCAGTCCGGGACGGGCTTGGGCACAGGAGGTCCAGACAGCAGCAACCCGGATGAAGGAGCGAAAAGACCTGCCGGGATTGGCCGGCAAAACGGGTCAATGTAAGAAAAAAATAGTTTAAATGAATCCGAAGGACTTCAGCGTCACTTCGGGGTTGACGGCTCCCACGTGGTAGACAGCACCCTCGGAGAGCTCGTTGATGACCACCTCGGCCGGAGAGAAGAGCGAGGTGTCGATCTGGTAGAAGTCGAAGTTGGCTTCCTTGAAGATATCGTAGAACGGTTTTCCGTATCCCCGGGACGTGTTGCTCGGGATCCTGTCAAGGTAGTCCTTGATCTCCGGGGCGTTCATCGTCAGCATGATGCTGCCGTGGTAGATCGTGGCGTCGTTGGTGCTACCCATCGCCTTCGTGCCGTCCTTCTTGACGGGAGCGATCGGGGCGTGGCCGATACCGGCAGTGATCTTCTTTGTGTCAAACCCGAGTTCGTTCAGTTTGTAGACCGCGGTCTCGACACAGCGGCCGGCGACCTGAACCGAACCGACGATCGATGCCGTGGGGGCGACGACCGCGCAGGTGTTCGCGACATCTACGTTGCAGGCGTCAGCGATCTTCTCCATAACGCCGGCGTTCGGAAGGTGGTCGCTCTCAAGCGCAATGACCGCATAATCAAACTCGTCTTCGTATTCGATGACCTCGTAGGTGTGCTTGGGCTTCAGGGAGAGCGCCCGTGCGGGGCCGCTACCCATGGCGAAATACTTGTTGACGTTGACCGTCCAGCCCGCTTTCTGGGCGCCGAGGCACGCGATGGCCGGGAAATCAGTGCTGACCTCGATGAACGGGATCGGAACGTCCTTGATCCGGCCCATGGTGATGTCGACCTCACCGAGCCCGCCCATGCAGATCTCGGTAAACTGTCTTCCTGCCCGGTACCCGCCAGTCGTGCTGACGCCGCAGTCAACGATGCGTGCGCCGTTGTCGAGCTCGTGCGGGACGGCATTAAACTCCTCGGCATATTCGAAGAGTTCCTCAAAAATATCCAGTGCCAGTTCGTTCACGCTGAGCATGTGGAAAACCTCATCAGAGTACAAGCGGCGGCGGAACAGATAAGGATTTTCAAATCGTTTGTTCCTGCTGAAGGTGCTCCAGCACCCGCTCAGGATCATAACGAAGGCTGATCAGCCGGGTTCTCCCCCTTCCCTGGCGGTAATGGAGGTTGAGGATCCGCATCGCGTCAAACTTCTTGATTATCTCGTAGTACTTGGTATAACTGACGCTCACCTGTTTTTTTGCGAACCGGTATACCTCGCCTGCGTTCATCTCCCGGTCTGCGTGGGCCGACATCTCCGCGATCTGCCACAGTAACTGTTTCTCCTCGGTTTTGAGTGTCCGGAGCGAGAACGCAAGGTGCAGGTACCGGGATATCTCGTATGCCTTGCAGATATCCTCCCGTTCGACGGAACGGCGGGCCTCTTTCTCGGCGTTCAGGGTCGCCCGCTTAATGAGGTCGATGCCGACGCGGAGATCACCGTTCTTCATCGTCTGTTCCACCACGACATCCAGCATCCCGGGCCGGAGGACATTCGGGTAGAGTCCCTGGAATATCCGCTCCTCGAGGATGCCACGGACCTCATCCTCTGAGTAGGGAGGGAAGTAGATCTCGGTGGGCCGGAAGACCGATGCCACCCGCGCGTCCACCTCGTTCTGCAGGCTGACTGACATATCGCTGACGATGGCGACCACGCCCGTCCGGAAACCTGGATAAGCTTCATGAGAACGAAGCAGGGGGTAGAGAACACGGTTGATCTCGTTCTCATAGAGGAGGTAGTTTGCGTCGTCCAGCGCCACCAGGAGCACCTGCTCCTCCCGCAGCACGGTCCGGGCTATGGCGTCGATGACCTGTTTGAACGATGTGCCTGACGCCGGCGGCAGGTGCCCGGTGACGCGCCGGTAGATCTGTGAGAAGATGGCGAACCTGGTGTTATCGATCTGGCAGTTGACGTAGACGGGGACCAGTTTCTTTGTGACTTCCTCAACCTCGGCGAAGACCTTTTTGACGCTCGTCGTCTTTCCGGTCCCGGGAAGGCCGCGGCAGATGGTGTTGAGGGGTCTTCCTCCCCGCAGGCCTGGCCGGACCTGGAAGGCGAGCTCACGGATCTGGGCATCACGGTGGTTGAACTGCTCGGGGATGTAGTCGATCTCGAAGACTTCGGGGTCCCGAAAAAGCGTTTCATCCCACATGAGCAGGTTCTTCTTCATTATACAATCCTCGGGTTTTAGTGGTATATATAACCTCCCGATTGCTATTCCCTAATCGCGTCGGTTTAACAGACCTTACGGTTGTTCCATGCACTTCTTGCAGAGCGTTTTGTTCATAAAGAGCCTTGAGAGCTTTGCCTGGGATTTCGTAACCTCTGCTCCGCAGATCTCGCAGACATCCTCTGCCTGGGCTGCGGGCGACTTCACTCCGGCAGGTTCGGGACGTGGCGGTGCCTGCTCCGGGGTGGGTTCTGGCTGTTTGGGGATCTCAACCTCCGGTTTTGGGATCCGGGGCGGTTCTGGGTGCTCCGGTGCCGGCGGGATCGCCGTCTCGATGACGTCGGGCGGAGGACAGGCTTTCTCCTCTTCCTGTTGTGCCGGTTCTGCCCCGGCGAGCACCGGTTTCGTCGACCCGGCAGCCTTTGTCTCAGGTTCAGGCGTCACGGTTTGAGCCTGCGGCTCTGCGGGCCGTAGTGCCAGGACGCGCCGCCG is a genomic window of Methanoculleus bourgensis MS2 containing:
- a CDS encoding CxxC-x17-CxxC domain-containing protein, giving the protein MDERYSSRGPRSYQDRPREFHKAVCSDCGKECEVPFKPTEGRPVYCRDCLPKHRKPRY
- a CDS encoding CxxC-x17-CxxC domain-containing protein is translated as MEERYPSRGPRSYQNRPREFHKAVCSDCGKECEVPFKPTEGRPVYCRDCLPKHRKPRF
- a CDS encoding ABC transporter permease; translation: MIEITGRVQSVWQRNLDAFLRTYRVNFIPPFIEPVLYLLALGFGLGTYIETVDGIPYPVFIAPALVSISVMYSSFFECTYSSFVRMYYQKTFDAIIATPVSIDEVIAGEMLWGATRGMIYATLMLPVLLIFGVVAMPSSLLLIPFAFLAGLLFAAIGMCFTAITPGIDALNYPSFLFITPMFLFSGTFFPLDLLPEPIQYFALAALPLTHVVSINRAITLPAFSPMNLLSLAWIAVATVLFFLLAIRLMRRRLIV
- a CDS encoding ABC transporter ATP-binding protein, giving the protein MIDVIVARDLEKRFEDLIAVDHITFRVRKGEVFGFLGPNGAGKTTAMKMIQCVSPKTGGTLEVFGMDVDTHQREIKSRLGVVPQENNLDPDFSTYRNLLIYARYFGIPKHEAEQRAEELLAFMQLEEKRDVLIDKLSGGMKRRLIIARALINAPELLILDEPTIGLDPQARHLIWEKLRSLQAAGNTLVLTTHYLDEAERLCDRLVIMDQGKILVEGRPEDLIREHAGSDVVEVERTQKATACLTGLGVTYDVAGDLLQVFTDRPHDVARELLEVCRHEAAVTVRPATLEDVFLRLTGRSLRE
- a CDS encoding TOBE domain-containing protein; amino-acid sequence: MKLSARNQLPGKVKHIDTGMVTAEVVIALDGGGEITSVITKKAVENLGLTVGKKVYAVVKSTEVMVAVD
- the mch gene encoding methenyltetrahydromethanopterin cyclohydrolase, with amino-acid sequence MLSVNELALDIFEELFEYAEEFNAVPHELDNGARIVDCGVSTTGGYRAGRQFTEICMGGLGEVDITMGRIKDVPIPFIEVSTDFPAIACLGAQKAGWTVNVNKYFAMGSGPARALSLKPKHTYEVIEYEDEFDYAVIALESDHLPNAGVMEKIADACNVDVANTCAVVAPTASIVGSVQVAGRCVETAVYKLNELGFDTKKITAGIGHAPIAPVKKDGTKAMGSTNDATIYHGSIMLTMNAPEIKDYLDRIPSNTSRGYGKPFYDIFKEANFDFYQIDTSLFSPAEVVINELSEGAVYHVGAVNPEVTLKSFGFI
- a CDS encoding ORC1-type DNA replication protein; amino-acid sequence: MKKNLLMWDETLFRDPEVFEIDYIPEQFNHRDAQIRELAFQVRPGLRGGRPLNTICRGLPGTGKTTSVKKVFAEVEEVTKKLVPVYVNCQIDNTRFAIFSQIYRRVTGHLPPASGTSFKQVIDAIARTVLREEQVLLVALDDANYLLYENEINRVLYPLLRSHEAYPGFRTGVVAIVSDMSVSLQNEVDARVASVFRPTEIYFPPYSEDEVRGILEERIFQGLYPNVLRPGMLDVVVEQTMKNGDLRVGIDLIKRATLNAEKEARRSVEREDICKAYEISRYLHLAFSLRTLKTEEKQLLWQIAEMSAHADREMNAGEVYRFAKKQVSVSYTKYYEIIKKFDAMRILNLHYRQGRGRTRLISLRYDPERVLEHLQQEQTI